The Streptomyces sp. NBC_00306 sequence AGGACCTCGCCGACGGAGCGCGCGATCTGCACCTGGAGCGCACGGCGGCCCTGTTCGCGGTCGCGCTGGTCGTGCAGACCGTGTTCACCCGGCTGATGCGGCTGCGCGGCGCCATGCTCGGCGAGGAGATGCTGGCCGACCTTCGCGAGGACTTCCTCGTACGGTCGGTGGGTCTGCCGCCGGGCGTGCTGGAGCGGGCCGGGACCGGTGATCTGCTGTCGCGTATCACCACCGACATCGACCGGCTGGCCAACGCGATGCGTGAGGCGGTGCCGCAGCTGGCGATCGGCGTGGTCTGGGCGGGACTGCTGATCGGCGCGCTCACCGTGACCGCGCCGCCGCTGGCGCTGGCCGTGCTGGTCGCCCTCCCGGTCCTGGTGATCGGCTGCCGCTGGTACTTCCGGCGTGCGCCCTCCGCCTACCGCTCGGAGGCCGCCGGATACGCGGCGGTCGCCGCGGTGCTCGCGGAGACCGTGGACGCCGGCCAAACGGTGGAGGCGCACCGGCTCGGGGACCGCCGGGTCTCCCTGTCCGAGCAGCGGATCAAGGAGTGGACCGCCTGGGAGCGCTACACGCTCTATCTGCGGTCGGTGCTGTTCCCGGTCATCAACGTCACCCATGTGACGATCCTCGGCGCGGTGCTGCTGATCGGCGGCGTCTTCGTCCTCCAGGGCTGGATCTCCGTGGGCCAGCTGACGACGGGTGCCCTGCTGGCGCAGATGATGGTCGATCCGGTCAATCTGATCCTGCGCTGGTACGACGAGCTCCAGGTCGCCCAGGTGTCGATCGCCCGGCTCGTCGGCGTGCGCGACATCGAGCCGGACGCCGGCGACGCACGGGTACGGCCGGACGGCCGGGAGGTCCGTGCTGATGAGGTGCACTTCGGTTACCGCGAGGGTGTGGACGTCCTCCACGAGGTGTCCCTGTCGGTCGCGCCCGGCACCCGGCTGGCGCTGGTCGGACCGTCCGGCGCGGGCAAGTCGACGCTGGGCCGGCTGCTGGCGGGCATCTACGCCCCGCGGGCGGGCCGGGTCTCCCTCGGCGACGCCGAGCTGTCCCGGATGCCGGCCGAGCGGATCCGTGAGCATGTCGCCCTGGTCAACCAGGAGCACCATGTCTTCGTCGGCTCGCTGAGGGACAATCTTCTGCTGGCCCGTACGGGAGCGGCGGACGCGGAGCTGTGGGCCGCGCTCGGCGCGGTGGACGCGGACGGCTGGGCGCAGGCGCTGGACGAGGGCCTGGACACGGAGGTGGGCTCGGGCGGTCTCGCGCTCACCCCGGCACAGGCCCAGCAGATCGCGCTGGCCCGGCTGGTTCTGGCCGACCCGCACACGCTGGTGCTGGACGAGGCGACCTCGCTCCTGGACCCGCGTGCGGCCCGTCACCTGGAGCGCTCGCTCGCGCGGGTGCTGGACGGCCGTACGGTCGTGGCGATCGCCCACCGGCTGCACACCGCTCACGACGCGGATGTGATCGCGGTGGTCGAGGACGGCCGGATCACCGAGCTGGGCAGCCACGACGAACTGGTCGCGGCGGACGGGGCGTACGCGGCCCTGTGGCGCTCCTGGCACGGCTGAGCCTGCCGCGCGGGGAAGGGGCGGCCGGCCTGCGGACGCTCCCTGGGTACAGCAACCGCCCGTGCCGCGACTGCCCTCGGCGCAGTGGCAACCGGCACAGGGTTCCGGAGAGGACCGACAGCCAGGCCGTCCGCCTGCGCAAAGGCTCACGCAGCGGACGGCCACCCGGCTTCGACGAAGAGCGCTACACGAAGCGCGACACCATCGAGCGAGCGATCAACAGGCTGAAGCGGTCCCGGGCGTGGAGGATCAGCTCGGCTCGCTCGCCTTGATCGATGCGGCCGACCTGGCGGCCTGCTCGATCTTCGCGCAGTGGGCCGCACGGGCTTCCTCGTCGATCTTCTGCTCGTTCTCGGCGCGCACCCCGGTCCGGCCGTCGAGGCCCTCGCGCAGGATGTCGGCGTGCCCGGCATGCCGGATGGACTCGCCGAGCACATGGACCATGACGGCGAACAGGTTCGTGTTGAGGTAAGGCTCCGGCCACCACGGCACGTGGCCGGGGGCGTCGAGGGGAAGCTCGTTGATCGTCGCGTCCGAGTGTTCCCACGTGCGCCGGTAGAACCCCGTGATCTGATCGCGGGTCTCGTCCTCGGTCGCCCACTGATCGCTGCCGTCGGAGTCCTGCCACCGGGACAGGGATTCCGGGGAAGGGCGGTCGAAGACCTCGCCGAAGTACCTGGCCTCGACGGTGGCCACGTGTTTGACCAGGCCGAGGAGGTTGGTCCCGGTCGCCGTCAAAGGTCTGCGGGCGTCGTATTCGGACAAGCCGTCGAGTTTCCAGAGCAGCGCCGCGCGGTCCCGCCGCAGTCTCCCGTGCAGGTTGTCCTTCGCGAATTCGTCGATCATGCGGCCCAACCCTTCCATGGGCTGTTCGTGGTCTCCAGACCCCGTACGTCGGCCGCGACGGCCGGCAGAGCCGAGGCTCAAGGACTCCTCGCACCATGAGCTTCCGGGAATGACTGTCTGTCAGAGAGACGTGGGGGGTGCCGCCCGCACGACGGTGGAGCCGACCGAGATGTCCCCGTCGATCTCGCCCGCGGCCTCGACCGAGGCCTTGGTCTGCTGCACTGGTCCCACGTGCTGTCGGCCGACCACGGGCGGCGTTCACGGACGGGGCAGTCACATGATCGCCCGGACAGCTCCTGGATGTAAGCGCTGCTAGATGTAGTTGAGCGCCGCGGCGCCGCCCACTCCCCCGAGCAGCATGAAGACCGGCATCAGCACCTTGAGCTCCACCCAGCTGCCCGCGCGGAACCGCATCGGCTTCGGCGGGCCGATCGGGTACCAGCGCTTGTTGCCCACGGGGATCGGCCACAGGATCGGGCAGCCCGAGATGGTCAGGGCGTCCCCGATGTCGTGCACCAGGGCGCCGAGCACGACGGGCAGACCCAGCCACAGGTACTCCTGGCCGGGCGCCGTGAACAGCCAGTCGGCTCCGTTGCCCGGCTGGTCCAGGACGCCCGCCAGGATCCAGGCGCTGGTCGCGCCGAGCAGCCACACCAGGACGTCGCTGGAGACCCGTGCCGCCCGCCAGAGCAGCCCTTCCACCGCCAGCACGAGGTGGATGAAGAGAATCGCCAGCACCGCCCAGCGGCCGCCGACGATCGCCAGTGCGGAGGTGCCGGCGCCGATCGTCACGGCCCAGAGCCAGGTGTGCGTCAGGGTGCGGTGGCCGCCGGTCCTGCGCTTGTCGCCCGGCTTCTTGGTCGCCTTGTAGATCGCGTACGACAGCTTGTCCACGATTCCGCAGAGCGCGCGCGATATCGGGCCGAAGGCGCGGGAGATCGTCGCCGCCTTGTGGTCCAGGTCGGGAGCCAGTGCGGCGCCGGCGCAGATCAGCGCCCCGACGACGAGCACGGGCCACGGCATCGGGTGCCCGGCGGCGGCCGTCGCCGCGCCCACTCCCAGCCAGGCGGCTGCCCCGGACAGCGAATGCGCCGGTCCCATCATGTGCGTTCCCGCCCCCGTCGATCCCGTGCTGAAGCTCATGGTGCTTGCGGTGAAGCCCAGTTGACGAGTCAGCGTAGCGCTCATGATCTTCCCTCCACCGTCCGGTTCCCTCATCGGGACCGAAGGCAGGCAAGATGGGGGCGTGACCCTTATCGATCAGCTGCCGCCGGATGCCGACCCCGATGCCCTCTTCGAGGCCTTCACCTCATGGGCCGAGGGCCAGGGCATCACGCTCTATCCGGCTCAGGAGGAAGCGCTGATCGAGGTGGTTTCCGGGGCGAACGTGATCCTTTCGACCCCGACCGGCTCGGGCAAGAGCCTCGTGGCGGCGGGCGCGCACTTCACGGCGCTGGCGAAGGACCAGGTCACCTTCTACACCGCGCCGATCAAAGCGCTGGTCTCGGAGAAGTTCTTCGACCTGTGCAAGCTCTTCGGCACGGAGAACGTCGGCATGCTGACCGGCGACGCCTCCGTCAACGCCGACGCCCCCGTCATCTGCTGCACCGCCGAGGTGCTCGCCTCCATCGCCCTGCGCGACGGCAAGCACGCCGACATCGGCCAGGTCGTGATGGACGAGTTCCACTTCTACGCCGAGCCGGACCGCGGCTGGGCGTGGCAGATCCCGCTGCTGGAGCTGCCGCAGGCCCAGTTCGTCCTCATGTCGGCCACGCTCGGCGATGTGTCGATGTTCGAGAAGGACCTGACCCGGCGCACGGGCCGGCCGACCGCGGTCGTCCGGTCGGCGACCCGGCCCGTCCCGCTCTCCTACGAGTATGTGACGACGCCGATCACCGAGACGCTGACCGAGCTGCTGGAGACCCGGCAGGCACCGGTCTACATCGTGCACTTCACGCAGGCCCAGGCGGTCGAGCGCGCGCAGTCGCTGATGAGCATCAACATGTGCACGCGCGAGGAGAAGGACAAGATCGCCGAGCTCATCGGCAACTTCCGCTTCACCACCAAGTTCGGCCAGAACCTCTCCCGCTTCGTGCGCCACGGCATCGGAGTGCACCACGCCGGCATGCTGCCCAAGTACCGCCGGCTGGTCGAGAAGCTGGCGCAGGCGGGTCTGCTGAAGGTCATCTGCGGTACCGACACCCTCGGAGTGGGCGTCAACGTCCCCATCCGCACCGTGCTGTTCACCGCGCTCACCAAGTACGACGGCAACCGGGTGCGCACTCTGCGCGCCCGTGAGTTCCACCAGATCGCCGGCCGTGCCGGACGGGCCGGCTTCGACACCGCCGGCTTCGTCGTCGCCCAGGCTCCCGAGCACGTCATCGAGAACGAGAAGGCACTGGCGAAGGCGGGCGACGACCCGAAGAAGCGCCGCAAGGTCGTCAGGAAGAAGGCGCCGGAGGGCTTCGTCGCCTGGTCGGACACCACGTTCGAGAAGCTGATCGCCTCCGATCCGGAGCCGCTGACCTCGCGCTTCCGGGTCACCAACATCATGCTGCTCTCGGTGATCGCCCGGCCGGGGAACGCCTTCGAGGCGATGCGCCATCTGCTGGAGGACAACCACGAGCCGCGCAAGGCGCAGCTGCGGCACATCCGCCGGGCCATCGCCATCTACCGCTCGCTGCTGGACGGCGGAGTGGTGGAACAGCTGGACACGCCCGACGCGGAGGGCCGCACCATCCGGCTCACCGTCGACCTCCAGCAGGACTTCGCGCTGAACCAGCCGCTGTCGACGTTCGCCCTGGCCGCCTTCGACCTGCTCGACCCCGAATCGCCGTCCTACGCCCTGGACATGGTCTCCGTCGTCGAGTCGACGCTCGACGACCCCCGCCAGATCCTCGCCGCGATGCAGAACAAGGCGCGCGGTGAGGCCGTGGGGCAGATGAAGGCCGACGGCGTGGAGTACGAGGAGCGCATGGAGCGGCTCCAGGACATCTCGTACCCGAAGCCGCTCGAAGAGCTGCTGTGGCACGCGTACAACGTCTACAAGAAGTCGCACCCGTGGGTCGGTGACCACCCGGTCTCGCCGAAGTCCGTGATCCGGGACATGTACGAACGGGCGCTGACCTTCACGGAGTTCACCTCCTGGTACGAACTCGCGCGCACCGAGGGCATCGTGCTGCGCTATCTCGCGAGCGCGTACAAGGCGCTGGAGCACACCATCCCGGACGATCTCAAGTCCGAGGACCTGGAGGATCTGATCGCCTGGCTCGGCGAGATGGTCCGTCAGGTCGACTCCAGCCTGCTGGACGAGTGGGAGCAGCTGGCCAACCCGGAGGTGGAGACCGCGGAGGAGGCTCAGGAGAGGGCCGACCAGGTCAAGCCGGTCACGGCCAACGCACGCGCCTTCCGGGTGCTCGTGCGCAACGCGATGTTCCGCCGGGTGGAGCTGGCCGCGCTGGACAGGGTGAACGATCTCGGCGAGCTGGACGCGGAGTCCGGCTGGGACGCGGACGCCTGGGGGGAGGCGATGGACGCGTACTGGGACGAGTACGAGGAGCTGGGCACCGGCCCGGACGCCCGCGGTCCCAAGCTGCTGATCATCGAGGAGGACGCGCCGCACGGTCTGTGGCGCGTCCGGCAGATCTTCGCCGACCCGAACGGCGACCATGACTGGGGCATCAGCGCGGAGGTCGATCTCGCGGCCTCCGACGAACAGGCGCAGGCCGTCGTGCGTGTGACCGCCGTCGGTCAGCTGTGAGAACGCGCCTGTCGACAGGAATGCGGCTCATGACTGGAACACAGGAGAACACGCGATGACGAACCCGGCGGAGCGCCTGGTGGATCTGCTCGACCTGGAGCAGATCGAGGTCAACATCTTCCGCGGTCCGAGCCCGAACGAGTCCCTGCAGAGGGTCTTCGGCGGGCAGGTCGCCGGCCAGGCTCTGGTGGCGGCCGGCCGCACCACCGACGGGGAGCGCCCGGTGCACTCCCTGCACGCGTACTTCCTGCGGCCGGGCCGTCCCGGTGTGCCGATCGTCTATCAGGTCGAACGGGTCAGGGACGGCAGGTCGTTCACCACCCGCCGGGTCACCGCGATCCAGCAGGGCCGGACGATCTTCAATCTGACCGCGTCCTTCCACCGGCCGGAGGAGGGCAACATCGAGCACCAGCTGCCGCCCCGCCTCGACTTCCCGGACCCCGAGACGCTGCCGACGGTCACCACGGAGATCCGCGAGCACCTCGGAACGCTGCCCGAGGCGCTGGAGCGGATGGCCCGCCGCCAGCCGTTCGACATCCGTTATGTCGACCGGCTGCGCTGGACGCCGGAGGAGATCAAGGAGAAGGAGTCCGATCCGCGCAGCGCGGTGTGGATGCGCGCGGTGGGCCCTCTCGGCGACGACCCGCTGGTGCACACCTGCGCGCTGACGTACGCCAGCGACATGACCCTGCTGGACGCGGTCCGGATCCCGGTGGAGCCGCTGTGGGGACAGCGCGGCTACGACATGGCGTCGCTGGACCACGCGA is a genomic window containing:
- a CDS encoding metal-dependent hydrolase → MMGPAHSLSGAAAWLGVGAATAAAGHPMPWPVLVVGALICAGAALAPDLDHKAATISRAFGPISRALCGIVDKLSYAIYKATKKPGDKRRTGGHRTLTHTWLWAVTIGAGTSALAIVGGRWAVLAILFIHLVLAVEGLLWRAARVSSDVLVWLLGATSAWILAGVLDQPGNGADWLFTAPGQEYLWLGLPVVLGALVHDIGDALTISGCPILWPIPVGNKRWYPIGPPKPMRFRAGSWVELKVLMPVFMLLGGVGGAAALNYI
- a CDS encoding acyl-CoA thioesterase, whose protein sequence is MTNPAERLVDLLDLEQIEVNIFRGPSPNESLQRVFGGQVAGQALVAAGRTTDGERPVHSLHAYFLRPGRPGVPIVYQVERVRDGRSFTTRRVTAIQQGRTIFNLTASFHRPEEGNIEHQLPPRLDFPDPETLPTVTTEIREHLGTLPEALERMARRQPFDIRYVDRLRWTPEEIKEKESDPRSAVWMRAVGPLGDDPLVHTCALTYASDMTLLDAVRIPVEPLWGQRGYDMASLDHAMWFHRPFRADEWFLYDQESPISTGGRGLARGRIYDRSGQLLVSVVQEGLFRPLGG
- a CDS encoding DinB family protein: MIDEFAKDNLHGRLRRDRAALLWKLDGLSEYDARRPLTATGTNLLGLVKHVATVEARYFGEVFDRPSPESLSRWQDSDGSDQWATEDETRDQITGFYRRTWEHSDATINELPLDAPGHVPWWPEPYLNTNLFAVMVHVLGESIRHAGHADILREGLDGRTGVRAENEQKIDEEARAAHCAKIEQAARSAASIKASEPS
- a CDS encoding ABC transporter ATP-binding protein — its product is MIGVAPPAYDPAAPESTATLPVGTPATVRTYVRELLRRHRGAFVLLVSVNAVAVIASMVGPYLLGGLVEDLADGARDLHLERTAALFAVALVVQTVFTRLMRLRGAMLGEEMLADLREDFLVRSVGLPPGVLERAGTGDLLSRITTDIDRLANAMREAVPQLAIGVVWAGLLIGALTVTAPPLALAVLVALPVLVIGCRWYFRRAPSAYRSEAAGYAAVAAVLAETVDAGQTVEAHRLGDRRVSLSEQRIKEWTAWERYTLYLRSVLFPVINVTHVTILGAVLLIGGVFVLQGWISVGQLTTGALLAQMMVDPVNLILRWYDELQVAQVSIARLVGVRDIEPDAGDARVRPDGREVRADEVHFGYREGVDVLHEVSLSVAPGTRLALVGPSGAGKSTLGRLLAGIYAPRAGRVSLGDAELSRMPAERIREHVALVNQEHHVFVGSLRDNLLLARTGAADAELWAALGAVDADGWAQALDEGLDTEVGSGGLALTPAQAQQIALARLVLADPHTLVLDEATSLLDPRAARHLERSLARVLDGRTVVAIAHRLHTAHDADVIAVVEDGRITELGSHDELVAADGAYAALWRSWHG
- a CDS encoding DEAD/DEAH box helicase, which produces MIFPPPSGSLIGTEGRQDGGVTLIDQLPPDADPDALFEAFTSWAEGQGITLYPAQEEALIEVVSGANVILSTPTGSGKSLVAAGAHFTALAKDQVTFYTAPIKALVSEKFFDLCKLFGTENVGMLTGDASVNADAPVICCTAEVLASIALRDGKHADIGQVVMDEFHFYAEPDRGWAWQIPLLELPQAQFVLMSATLGDVSMFEKDLTRRTGRPTAVVRSATRPVPLSYEYVTTPITETLTELLETRQAPVYIVHFTQAQAVERAQSLMSINMCTREEKDKIAELIGNFRFTTKFGQNLSRFVRHGIGVHHAGMLPKYRRLVEKLAQAGLLKVICGTDTLGVGVNVPIRTVLFTALTKYDGNRVRTLRAREFHQIAGRAGRAGFDTAGFVVAQAPEHVIENEKALAKAGDDPKKRRKVVRKKAPEGFVAWSDTTFEKLIASDPEPLTSRFRVTNIMLLSVIARPGNAFEAMRHLLEDNHEPRKAQLRHIRRAIAIYRSLLDGGVVEQLDTPDAEGRTIRLTVDLQQDFALNQPLSTFALAAFDLLDPESPSYALDMVSVVESTLDDPRQILAAMQNKARGEAVGQMKADGVEYEERMERLQDISYPKPLEELLWHAYNVYKKSHPWVGDHPVSPKSVIRDMYERALTFTEFTSWYELARTEGIVLRYLASAYKALEHTIPDDLKSEDLEDLIAWLGEMVRQVDSSLLDEWEQLANPEVETAEEAQERADQVKPVTANARAFRVLVRNAMFRRVELAALDRVNDLGELDAESGWDADAWGEAMDAYWDEYEELGTGPDARGPKLLIIEEDAPHGLWRVRQIFADPNGDHDWGISAEVDLAASDEQAQAVVRVTAVGQL